aaaattatctttgggacttgctcgattcaggtcacaaTATtctacgcacattcgtactttgccatctttctttgATACCAGAACTATGTTGGCCACCCACTCTAGATATTTGGAGgtttgtaggaagccagcatcaaattgcttcttaacttcctcttttattttcaataacatctcaggtctcatccgtcttagaTTTTGTTGAATGGGTTTTGCATTCTGGCTtcaatgggagcttatggaccactacatctttatccaatcctggcatatcctgatatgaccatgtgaatacatctttgtactcacagagcaaagcaatcaaattatgcttGATGCTCCctgaaatagaggtcccaatcttcacttcttgcttcctttcttcagctCCCAAGTTTGTTGTTTCAAcaaattcttgatgaggcaaaatctgtttatcctcttgttccaccattcttagcaagtcaggagatgagacatagtcttcagcattttcttcggcttcgaattctcctaaacaaacagccttctcaaaatcgatttcaagactcgtaacgggtttgttcatgcaattgatatctgagcacctgaaagttgaacgaaaaaggaaactatagaggggcatccaagtattgaaaCCAACAAACTGAATGTTATGGTAtggcatgaggcaaatgtaaagataggctatgaaatgattatggaattagtgataatgcgaaaaatcgtgacaaaatgcatcttcattaatattcatttaaattataaagagcgaatgcaagctcttccaaaagaattctattatatctaaggacataacagaatgttaacgtttgagcattactttgaagacttataaactacaagaagatcctcggcagtccaattgttcaataTGAAACCCgggggacaagggcgtatcttTGAGAAGTCTTTACTCGCTTcagctcctttgtcaatgacatttatactgatattctgaaaaccctcttcgatcattaacattgtgTTTTGTGTACTATACTGCCCTGGGTATATCATTCCTGTAGacgtaaatgttcttgacaaaTGAGGGAATTCCATgggctcccattctggttctcggcctaatGTTCTCGCaatccttctttcctgatctttcttTCACTGCTTTCTTCTTTGATgcatgtccggctggaaccctaaaccgtatcgagccttgtggtgtactggctttagagccctgactattccttgcagatatctccctaaacctcttctcgctcgagctccccttcctacagtcaacttgacacccattctggtatttctcgatagTTTTGGCACcgaaattctatttccctcagcgacaaaagtggcattgacaaattcaatgGCTCagaaggaacattccactgcgtctttgcttacttcaagatatggcgcatcagcagagatagatgatataatgtcttcttctccctcgacagtgaccaaacaaccatccatgatgaactttactttttgatggagagatgatggaactgctccagcagaatggattcaGGGCCTTTCCAGAAGGCAGTTATACGAGGGTgtgatgtccatgacttggaactcgacattgtAAATGTAAGGGCCTACTTCTAAAGGGATATCAATCTTTCCCATAACTTCACGCCTtgtcccatcgaatgcccttaccgtggaataaCAGGGCCTTAAATAGGACAGATCTATCAGAattctggaaagcgtggccaaaACCATGACATTGAGTGCCGAGCCATTATCGATAAGCacattcggtattatgtagcccttgcaacgAGTCGTAACATGTAGTACTTTTacggagcctctaccattgggtgatatttcgtcatcactaaaagaaatgaaattatccgcattcaagttgttcacccatcTGTCCAGCTTCTCCacggatatattgtttgccacgtaagcttgattcaacaccttcagcaaagcgttccggtgtggctccgaATTTAGCAGCAGAGATAAAACCGAGATTCGTGCTGGTTGCttattcaattgttccaccaTATTGTATTCtgtgtttgataaatttcaagaactcctatgcttcctcctcatccacaggctttttagttttttgcacgggtggaatttcttgctcgacttcggccTCATGCATCACTACTTTCCCTTTTTACTTCcagtcactgttcttcttcactggttcgacctctttcaaataacatcttccacttcgGGTAAAATAACCTACCTCTCCAACATCTCCAGTTATGGCTTTCAGCTTTTCATCTTCCGGTGTGACGATATTGATGTCATATTTCTATGGTACGGATTTGTCGTCCTTATACAGGAAAGGAGacggtacttcgattatcatttttggtttcatcGGCTCTTTcgtcgcgtcgtaataaattattaacggtcgaTCCGCGCTATAAGGGAGACCTGATGACTGGTTGTCAGAggtgcatacttctctttcgttggtctcttccctcttgttaaagaccttaatctccttattatccatccggtcttgaagtaacattttaaattcctcacacgactgaatgtcgtgtcctacaattccatgaaaattgcaaaaactttgaccttcttctccgagaattctatcggggtgacaaagtaatcctttcttaaccagtacctcccagattttctgcagaggcgtccttatttccgaaacacatcttctgactttccattcgtcctctttccccactgtgctcacattcccttcagcatggttagggaacgggttcccagttgcgttactggcactatcgaaccgtaggatacccgcgtcaatgagtccttgaactctcctcttaAAGGCTAGACAATTCTCCGTGGAATGCCCCTAGTTCCccgcgtggtatgcacaactagcatttggatcgtaccactttgggtatggaggtttaaggggtgccatgtaatagGGAGAAATCAGCTGTTTCTCCAGAAGTTTTGgatacaattccccatacgacacagtgATAGGAGTAAATTGCGGTCTCTCAGGATTAGGCCTTGCTagtcttggttcgtttctggactggctttgagcgggtaccgtgttttgtgggaatgtggtgacgggtctttggttgttcgtggcgtatacggggtaggaaggaggtggtgcttagtagtaaggggtttgagggggatactAGAAATTTGGAGGTGGATAACTTCGAGGTtggggttggtttggatatggattaggggtataACGACTCCCCATTCCCACCATGTgagcttctggttctttcttcttcatgggtgctacccttcttgaactttcttgaccttccattctacTGCTCTTGACGAcattctctataagctcaccggatCTTACAATATCCGCGgagtctttcgtggcacttcccactagtttctcataaaacgacgtctttaaggtgttgataaaaagggcggttatctccgttttcgtTAGTaggggttccacttgggctgagacgtccctccatctctgtgtgtactgtctaaaagtttctgacggctttttctccatcatttgtaaagtcatccgatcaggcaccatatctgatacatgcttgtactgctcacagaatgccgacgccaagtctttccaagatcggatcctttccttactgagctggttgtaccactgaagagccgatcctactagactgTCTTGAAAATAATGTACAAGTAGCTCATCTTTGTTCacgtaaccggtcatttttcgacaaAATATGACAATATGTGCTTTTGGACATCTTGTCCCATCGTACTTTTCGAAATCAAGCACCTTGAACTTCGGTGGCAGGATTaggtcaggtaccaaactgagttctttagcaCCTAATACCGAGAAGACTTTAGTGCCTTCTATTGCCTTGAGTCTTTCTTCTAAAttcctatacttctcttgagcctcgtGATCATCTATTTTCAGCTTAGCTATTTCGACCGGATTATCTAAATCTGGAACTACAGGATTGGCAGGGGTTGCTCCGGGATTTGACATAAATTTTCCTTGCCCTAGATGAGCAAATGGCATAGGTCGTTGTTCCAATCCTGTGGattcctcttgagtataccctctttgtgctaCGTGGACATGTGGTGGAGTGAATCttgggggatagagtggatcctggtcatgattaattcttgattgaggttccaTACTGTTGGGGTTCTGCATtggtccttttcctttgaccaaaactgatatcatctccatcattctaaccatttgatccttttgttcaagtgattcctctcgagatcttactATCAAATCCCTCGTTTCTTACTGTGACTTAGCCAGTTGTTCTTGTAATTCCTTCTAGACTCTTTCTATCCTTTCGATTCTTTCATTGAACTCAGCCTCCATTGCTCTAGCTTGTCGACGCGTTTTATACGAATGGCgtggttccagatttgaagtgttgcaactgcgaattatatgattctaaccttagcgaatgattatgggatatgtatatgcaatgaatggatgaatggatgcaaaaagaggcattgattctaattcaatttcattagaagaacTTCACTAGGagaaaaatttctttacatagaacggatgattacatatacgacttcgcCCTAATGCCTAAAGTCTTaactttcctaagaagccaaaCTAAGCTTCAGCCTCGGTCTGATTCCGACTTGTACTTTAAGTTCAATATATCAGCCTGAACTGCCAAGGTTTGCAAGTGATCAGCTATCTCCCGAACCTGAGTTATAGCTTCGCCTATGACATAGTCTCTTTCTCTAACCTGGTTTTGAGAGTGGTGAAGCTGTTCTCTGTAATGGTCGTTGTTTGTCTCAAGAAGTTCCACTCGAATTTTGCTATCTCGCAGTGCGGTCTCGAGTTCTTCTATTTTCCCTGTCAACTCTTCGATCCTGCTCAGACTAGCCTTTAGCTTAATTATTGAATTATGGCTACGATGTTGCTGAAGTAATCTTTCCAATTCAGCCACCCAAGCTCGTAACTTCTCCTTTTCGTTTTGGGTTTCTAACAAACTCTTCTTCAAAGTGTCCTCTCGTACTCGGGCATCTTGAAATATTTTCTCCCAATGGTCGGCTCTAATCTTTTCCTCTTTAATCTCTTGACGCCATTGCTCCGACGTTTTACCTAATCCGGCAGTTTTTATTGTTATATGAAGCTTCTTGTAATAGGTTTTCAGACTATCTAAATCTTCCTcggccttgttctttcctttccttAACTTCTCGgcctctagcttgtggatatcgaagTCTAACCCCAACTTCATTTTATCTTCTTCTAGCtgctctatcttcttccccaactcCGAGTTTCTTTTCTCAAAATCTTGCTTAATGATCTCTAACTCGGATGGGATGACCCGTAAATGCTCCTCTATCGGTTGTGTGTTCCCTTGATTCTGcctagggatgttgtcgttgactcTTCTACCCCACCACCATTCATACTTGGGGGTCGTCATCGGGCCTGTAGTGAATCCTTTCATTCTTCGAGTTTGGTTCCATGCATCTGATATCTCGCGAACcctttttttataattgttgTCTTTATAGGGGAACTCACATTGTGCCAACCCTTGTGTCACCTGTATAAACTGTCTTGATCGATACTACCTTAACACCATCAGTGGAGCGTATCCAATGGCTCCCCATATTCCAGCCAGAGGGACCCAGTCAAAATCACCGTACCTATATAAGATCTCGTCAGGAATCAACCACGGAGCCCTCAATTCAACGTCTTCGGTCCGTAAATTTTGAAGAATAATTATCCACCTCTCTTCGGAGATGCCGTCCCGCCTCGATGTGGCCACTGATTCTCTTAATGGGGAATAATCCTTAGAGAATACCCGATAGGAAACCTTCTccaccttccaaaaatgactgtggaaccaagCCAAAAGAAGCTGTGCGCAACCAATAAATCTTCCCTCGCCCGCTCTCCGGTATGTATTCAAGGATCGGAAAGTTTCTGCTAGGATTGCCGGGACGGGTGTGGTACATTTATCAAGTCGATCGAATAAATCTGAGACGGCTTCATCTATGTGTCCAAGTGCTTTAGGAAAGACGATCAAACCGTAGAGacttaaggcaaaaacatcaACCCTTTTCTTCGAATCCGGGTGTGCAAGAATAAAATCCCTCAAATTCCTTCAAGGAATACATTTACTATCCCCTTTTTGCTTGATGCGGGCTGCAACCCATTGCTCGCCCATCCCCatgatattcatcaatttcttcaaaaagggaGGGACATTAACAGGTCTTGAATAGGCCCTATCGGCCTGAATCTTCGGGCAATTAAGTAACGCCATGTATTCCTCCACCGTAGGTACTAAATCAACTCCTccgaaagtgaagcaactgtaagcgggGTTCCAAAATTGCACGAGGGCCCGGAACAAGTACTTGTCCACCTTTACATTGAGCAAATAgcgtaggtcaccgtagttacagtAAAAGAGTTGTTTGACTTCGCCATTCCAACTATTCCATATATCCCTTAACTCATGCAGGTCGTTCTAagtcacactgatgcgagtgaaatcccacaactcCGATTCATATCCCTCGGTCAAACTATCTCCTTTCTCCTATTGCGTTCTCTCAGACCACACTCggacggccgcattatcctctattCTATCAAGAAATCCTTTTTTCATGCTAAACTCTTCTAATTAGTAACCGAACGTAAATCAAcacccttttatgatgaaatgtcatacgaaaatgatcaaaataaaacaagttagtattatatacaaagaatagaattcaaagcaaatagtgagtaaataagcacctaatcaggtaaccactagggtttggtgtggttctacctagggtaggctcctagggctcattacatgtagtttggttctaaagtaaaggtacctgaaccagcggattcctcgatcctcacccattataggtttatacagaccgagttcgattcaggggaatacatttccctacggctatacggaggtgaaaaccccACGAAGACGcaggtacgaatgtatcccgaaagcgatccactatcctatacggaggtgaagacctcacaaaGGAGTAGTTTTTTACTTCCACTTAAGAGGGTGAAATCGACCAATAATGCGATGCGATATGCAAAGATACCTCAAAGAATTAAACCACTTAAAGCAAGCATATTATGAAGAGAGTCGTGAAAATAACAGACAACATGCAATGTagtacatttccctatggctatacggaggtgaaaaccccACGAAGACACAGGTAcaaatgtatcccgaaagcgatccactatcctatacggaggtgaagacctcacaaaGGAGTAGTTTTTTACTTCCACTTAAGAGGGTGAAATCGACCAATAATGCGATGCGATATGCAAAGATACCTCAAAGAATTAAACCACTTAAAGCAAGCATATTATGAAGAGAGTCGCGAAAATAACAGACAACATGCAATGCAGTAAATTTAAAatcgattttcaatttttgacaaaagacaaaaaaataatcaatttaaggcTCGACTCTTgaattccccagtggagtcgccaagctgtcgaaaccattcttttggaaacggggatcgactttgtttgaaagtgaaaattaaaataggagtcgccaccaatcttttatcaggtgtgatcggatcacctttgttttaataaatcaattttagtttactaaaacagggcctttggtctacgaaacttgagagaatgagttcgggagtcggttacgtatgaggaagggacTTCAAATatgatcttttctattaatactgattttaaaattcttgaattagcttaaatcgatttgtttaaagatttccttatctcgagatattggagcatcacatcccgtaagttaggacacaataccatgaattcccgagcacaaggtcgtcttttaatttaaattggaaatccgtgcatttcaaaactcaaaagaatatttagctatttagaaccaacaagagaaccgaaaccccgtaagttagggcacaattcttcgatgttctaaaatgcgaaacattgccttatttattgaaattagtaaaaacatgaataaaaatctttaaagtaatgaacaacagaatgatataaaataggcgggagacaaaaataaacgagttggaaatacattaaaacaaataataaatatgacaacaatattaaaacaataacaatgcatgcgatatattaaacgtaataatagtatccaatgtgaaataaaacaacgaatatatacataataaagatattaagagtatgtacgtaaaatatatatatttataaatagtaatagtgttagaaatatactatatatagtatttgaagtatatacataaaatagtgaaaatataactagtaatgttaagatatatataatatatacatatgtatgaaaaaaaatatgtacataatatagtgtaaaaaatacatacataatataattaaaatatatacataagataacatgtagaaaaaaaaatatataaataatatagtattaaagatatatacataaaatagtataatatatatacgtaatatagaatttagaataaacctaatatattaaaataatatatataatataatattaaaaaatataataataacaaaaaaaagagagggagagagtgagtgattttcggccacaaggccggccacCGTCCGGTCACCGAACCGCCGCCGGCCACCGTCGGTGCCACCGTACACGgtagccggacctcaaaaaaaactttttcagtaaaaatgggaaagcttcctccttttaattttactttcgtataaaagaaacaaaataaaactgaaaggaaaacaataagcaaacaaagaacttaaaacgagaatagaccagaaacctcttttgctttgatatttgattaatctccaaaaaaaaaaactagcctctccaaaaactagcctttacaataactcttctccttgattactctaaaaaaacctctcaaaaatcctttacaataactttcttctccaaaacttcttcctcccctaaatacaaaatatgagaaggcttatatagtcatttacaaaatattttttattgtttatgtcttcatttgtaggtacaagtggtggtggagcaagtgtggctaatgGAGTAGGTGGTGGaacaagtgtggctagtggagtaggtggagcaagtgtggctagtggagttggtggtggcaaaggctaggatttagttgagaaaagtttaggttgtgggctagggttttttttattttaatttgggattaGGGTTTGGGctattggggttttgatgtaaattgggctttgggtagttaagattttgggttttgggtttaattttggtgggttaagtaaggttaaattgggtttgatgtaaatgggttaaaattggcTTACAACAGTTGTGTTTAGCTGGCAAAGGGACTGATCAAACACATAATTAGGgttaaaataatttgtaaatcCACTAAAAGTATCATGACTAATCTCCCCACCATAAaccattacgaaagcaatttAGATTTATGTTTGTTAAAGAACCTTTCACCCTCATAGGATATTTTAAATTCGTTTAAGTTAAGTCTATTTACCCAATATAATTTACACTTCTAATTTAATCTATacacttttaaatattttcagtTTGGTCCTTTCCATCCCATCAATACACATTCCAACTTATTCTCATGCTAAATACTCAATAGtaactttttttccttttagtCAAATTTACATTTCAATCCTTTTACCTTTTTAAATTTGCAATTTAATCTTATTTGCAACATTTTCACATCCACAATTCTCTTCATTAATTTCCAACTCCAATATTGAATTTCCGATCATAGAAATTCTCCATCAAAGTCGTTTCCCAATATTCTCGGAATTCactgaaattgaattttaaaatctaaaaaatagagggATTGCCTTTCAATTTTGAGAAGAGTAGAGGGACCTATGGTATCTTTTAACAAAATgataaaatgcaaaaaaataagagaaattatAACCACCTCCCAGCTAAACCCACCACTATAGCCCAATACATTAAACCCATATTCATAATCTAGCCCGCTTATAAGTTTGCCCGTATCAAACTGTGGACCTAaagaagaaaatcaagaaatcataattatcatcatcatcatcattacaaGGAAATGCCGTTGCTTTCTGATTTATAATCATCAAACCTATAGTACACCTTCTTTTTTGtggattttatatataattagatttaattaaCTCTAATGTAATATCTCCCCAGCGACAGTATCTATGGAAGCCAACAAGTAAAATGGAGAAGGCATTCCCCCTGTTGTATGTTCTTAAACATTACAAACTATATAATTGAATACCAcgaatgaaattaattattatatatttatatatatgtgacctTAGGAGGTTGTACCAGCTTGCCATCTCCTTCTTCAGCTGTGTTAGTATGTCCTCCATGGTATACTCCCTCGGCCAATTTGAAAGCAATCTGAACTTCGATTCCACCTGTTGCGATCGGATACAATCAAATTCCCCTCCCTAGGTTTTCTATCATCATAGTGATAacaatataacaaaataaaattgcaCAAATCGGAATGCACCCAATAGTTAATTACTTTTGAAATTATGAGTACCCGAGTTAAGCGTATTCACAGAAAAAAGGGAAGGGGGCAGATTTACACACTAAAACATACCAGACTGAACTTTTTCTCAAACCAGTGTAACAGTTAAAAATGGCAATCAATAAAAAGCAGCATAAATAACTGATCACAAATGAATGTAATATTATTGGCATACCATTCCAGTTTTATGGTTAACACAAGTCATATTGATCTTTGGCTTCTGGGGATAATCTTTGTCACAGAACAACTTTAGCTGATAGATTCGACCTTCATGTACAGtcttaagaaaatgaaaaataaaaatcaccaCAATGAAAGAAACAGAACGGATGtgcaaaatgatatttttcaaaaaaatcccCAGCAAAACCCATTGCTCACTTCGAAAAAAAGGAGAGTGGGGTAATCCACAACGTATgtgtaaaatgatattatatggtaGTCCCATATATATATCAGCTAGAACTTTTAGCACATTGGCTTAATAACCAAAACAATAAACTGAGAATAAGTTCTAAGTTCTCTGTTTCGTCAAACGTTGGGTGAATACTCAATGCCGTAGCTTAGAAGATTTATATATGATTCTCCATAAAAACACCAAGTTTCAACTTAGGAAAAACACGAAAATATATCATATGTTAACTGAAAATAAGCAATTACATTGTGAGGACCAATAATGGTACCAGTCCAAGAGCGCATGtaaatatcatctccatcatccATTCATAGCTTAGAGTACCATCTCCAATACATTTTTCTCCACGCTCAAGCACGGAGGCACTGCAAGAACAACTTATGATAATCAATAAAACTCATGATCCCTTATTCTGCTAATAGCATAAGAAGACTAAGCAGTGGGCTTAATGAAATATAACCCTTGTCGCCAAACAGAGTAGAGAAAGGTAATTAATTTGAATGCCATAAGACCTCTTCCATTTCAATaacacaagcataatcacattgCACATgccataaattaattatttgtcgCACTTATACGCATCATGGATGAGGTAGCTCTTAGCGCTTCTTAGGTATATCATGTTAATATCAGCACAAGATTCCAGTTATTCTAAAATGGTGACATAAGTTCCTAGAGATGGAATGCTAATTACAAGTAGCAATGAACATATTTATGTCATCACAAAAATAAGCAAATCATTTAGCTCAAATTTCTCGCCTTTCAACATTTAGCACATATTTATGTCACCACAACAACATACTTGTTAAATATATACTCAACCTGGACAAATTATCCATACTATACATCACACATAACAACAATGAAACCAGCCCGACAAAAGATGTAATCAAGAACAACTACCCAAAACTttaaatcaataataataataatagaaaatttacGGAAACCCCTTCAAGTTCTTATCTCAATCGAAACAAAATGACCAAACCCACACGTAAGAACTGATCATGCATGAAAAACGATAAAACAACAAAACCTGTATAACCCATGAATGGAATCTAGAAATGACCAATAAAAACGAAAGATCAAGTGGAGAAACAAAGGGGGCATTAagataaaagagaaaaaaggagAGGGGATCGAAGAGCTAACCTACAACACCCGATCCACCTGAGCCAAGCGTCATTTATGGTAAGATATGTAAGGGGGATGGGAGTCAGAGTAAAGAATCGGGTGAAAGAATGGCTAAAGCCCAAGCTGTGAGATGCATGAGAAGAATAAAGGAAacattttgttttataattattttgttatattatgataaaataataagtatatgattttttttcagtATTATAGTAATAATCAACTTTTTCTTTCGGTGTAAGAGcctgaaagaaaataaaattgtacaTGTAGAATTGCGTACAACAATTTTATTTAACTTCatccttgattttttttaagacaagctatatataattttagtttaatgtgttaaataaaaaaattagcgtgtaattttatatataaattttgatttagtgtaattttttacataaaattttaatttgatttaattctcacaaattattaatataattattgacatgacatcattttatgtttatatattacatacacaaataattatatttattcaacataaaaaaaatttatgtatttgtttctttaaatgtgtatagttgactcaaaattaaagttttatgcaTATATTCGAATTACAACCAAAGTTCCATGCGTATAAttgtacaaaatcaaagttcatgtatcaatttgtatataaatcaaagttcatgtataattttaaaatttatcattttttatataatataatttgaattatcATTTGATATATTGACCGTGAAATTTGTTAACTCTACAAGCAAGTTTAAGAAATCGTTGTgtcttatttaattaaatttttttaaattttttaaaaaaggatcAATATTTGGTGTATTGACActgtacttttttatttattctataaaaattaaaaaaatttcatatgtctttatatttatatatattaatattttatagagtaatcctt
This window of the Gossypium hirsutum isolate 1008001.06 chromosome A09, Gossypium_hirsutum_v2.1, whole genome shotgun sequence genome carries:
- the LOC107889579 gene encoding ubiquitin-conjugating enzyme E2 variant 1C, producing MDDGDDIYMRSWTGTIIGPHNTVHEGRIYQLKLFCDKDYPQKPKINMTCVNHKTGMVESKFRLLSNWPREYTMEDILTQLKKEMASWYNLLRSHIYKYIIINFIRGIQLYSL